The following coding sequences are from one Bradyrhizobium sp. WSM471 window:
- a CDS encoding low affinity iron permease family protein, which produces MQKTHAKSRPAKGKADQPRDSAAQLFSDIANRTSQAAGRALTFMIAAGIVLVWAVTGPVFHYSDTWQLVINTGTTIVTFLMVFLIQNSQNRDSAAIQVKLDELIRVSAVQNSFVGIEHLTDDELDEIRTKCELRAKAEKVGEETVKNTGKKAKRAADLVTE; this is translated from the coding sequence ATGCAAAAGACCCACGCGAAATCTCGTCCGGCCAAGGGCAAAGCGGACCAGCCACGTGACAGCGCGGCTCAACTCTTCAGCGATATTGCCAACCGAACATCTCAAGCTGCCGGGCGCGCGCTGACATTCATGATTGCCGCGGGCATCGTCCTGGTTTGGGCGGTCACCGGTCCCGTCTTCCATTACTCCGACACATGGCAGTTGGTGATCAACACTGGCACCACAATCGTAACGTTCCTGATGGTCTTCCTGATTCAGAATTCCCAGAATCGCGACAGCGCGGCCATTCAGGTGAAGCTCGACGAACTGATCCGGGTGAGCGCGGTGCAAAATTCCTTCGTGGGAATTGAGCATTTGACCGACGACGAGCTCGACGAGATCCGTACCAAATGTGAGCTTCGCGCCAAGGCCGAAAAGGTCGGAGAAGAGACGGTCAAGAATACCGGCAAGAAGGCGAAACGCGCCGCCGATCTGGTCACCGAATAA
- a CDS encoding peroxiredoxin — protein sequence MSKKSRKKSSKTPSGSPTAKKTPVKTRAATQTKPAKTQRTPASKSTGTIAKTASHKAASKRLNSSKSASAPETAAKAGLAEGKKAPAFRLPRDGGGVVALSDYTGQKLVLFFYPRADTPGCTREAIDFTRLTGAFASAGTAVLGISADPVKAQDKFRDKHGLGVPLISDETHAMLEAYGAWGEKSMYGKSFLGVLRTTMLLGADGRIARIWRNVRVDGHADEVLEAARSL from the coding sequence ATGTCCAAGAAATCCCGAAAGAAATCGTCCAAAACGCCCTCCGGCAGTCCGACGGCTAAAAAGACGCCCGTGAAAACGCGGGCAGCGACTCAAACCAAGCCCGCGAAAACACAGCGGACACCGGCGAGCAAATCAACTGGGACCATAGCAAAGACAGCATCGCATAAGGCCGCATCGAAACGGTTAAATTCTTCCAAATCGGCATCCGCGCCCGAAACGGCGGCGAAGGCCGGCTTGGCCGAGGGGAAGAAGGCTCCCGCCTTCCGCCTGCCCCGCGACGGTGGCGGTGTCGTCGCGCTGTCGGATTATACCGGCCAGAAGCTGGTCCTGTTCTTCTACCCCCGCGCCGACACGCCGGGCTGCACCAGGGAGGCCATCGACTTTACGCGGCTGACCGGCGCCTTCGCCTCGGCCGGCACCGCCGTGCTCGGTATCTCCGCCGATCCGGTCAAGGCTCAGGATAAATTCCGGGACAAGCACGGTCTCGGCGTGCCCCTCATCTCGGACGAGACGCACGCGATGCTGGAGGCCTACGGCGCCTGGGGCGAAAAGTCCATGTATGGCAAGAGCTTCCTGGGAGTTCTTCGTACCACGATGCTGCTTGGCGCCGACGGCAGGATCGCCCGGATCTGGCGCAATGTCCGGGTCGACGGCCACGCCGACGAGGTGCTGGAAGCCGCAAGGAGCCTTTAA
- a CDS encoding ABC transporter substrate-binding protein, with translation MPGRRNNLAALAILAAGVLVTTPALAQKKYDPGATDTEIKLGNIMPYSGPASSYGVIGKTEAAFFKMINDQGGINGRKINFISYDDAYSPPKAIEQARKLVESDEVLLIFQPLGTPSNSAIMKYMNAKKVPQLFVASGGTKFGDPKNFPWTMGFQPNYQSEGRIYAKYIRDKFPNSKIAVFWQNDDAGKDQFKGLKDGLGDKAGMIIADKSYEVSDPSIDSQIVALHDSGADIFFSWAAPKGSAQAIRKVGELGWKPKFFLANTATSVASVLKPAGLDYSKDIISTVYLKDPTDPTWDKDPAVIKWREFMDKYYPDGDKANSNNVYGYVQAEAMAQVLKQCGDNLTRDNVMKQATNLKDFHTDLMLPGIMVNTSADDYFPIEQMQLMRFNGQAWELFGDVITGEVGHERGQ, from the coding sequence ATGCCGGGTCGTCGCAATAACCTTGCTGCCCTCGCCATTCTTGCTGCCGGCGTGCTTGTCACGACACCGGCCCTGGCGCAGAAAAAATACGATCCCGGCGCCACCGATACCGAAATCAAGCTCGGCAATATCATGCCCTATAGCGGGCCGGCATCGTCCTATGGCGTGATCGGCAAGACCGAGGCCGCGTTCTTCAAGATGATCAACGACCAGGGCGGGATCAACGGGCGCAAGATCAATTTCATCAGCTATGACGACGCCTATTCGCCGCCGAAGGCGATCGAGCAGGCGCGCAAGCTGGTGGAGAGCGACGAGGTGTTGCTGATCTTCCAGCCGCTCGGCACCCCCTCGAACTCCGCGATCATGAAATACATGAACGCCAAGAAGGTGCCGCAGCTCTTCGTCGCCTCCGGCGGCACCAAGTTCGGCGACCCCAAGAATTTCCCATGGACCATGGGTTTCCAGCCGAACTACCAGAGCGAGGGGCGGATCTACGCGAAATATATCCGTGACAAGTTTCCGAACAGCAAGATCGCGGTTTTCTGGCAGAACGACGACGCCGGCAAGGACCAGTTCAAGGGCCTTAAGGACGGGCTCGGCGACAAGGCCGGCATGATCATCGCCGACAAATCCTATGAGGTCAGCGATCCCTCGATCGACTCGCAGATCGTTGCGCTTCACGATTCCGGCGCCGACATCTTCTTCTCATGGGCCGCGCCGAAAGGCTCGGCACAGGCGATCCGGAAAGTCGGCGAGCTCGGCTGGAAGCCAAAATTCTTCCTCGCCAACACGGCGACCTCGGTCGCCTCGGTGCTCAAGCCGGCCGGGCTCGACTATTCCAAGGACATCATCTCGACCGTCTATCTGAAGGACCCGACCGATCCGACCTGGGACAAGGATCCTGCGGTGATCAAATGGCGCGAGTTCATGGACAAATATTACCCTGACGGCGACAAGGCCAATTCCAACAATGTCTACGGCTACGTCCAGGCGGAGGCGATGGCGCAGGTGCTGAAGCAGTGCGGCGACAACCTTACACGTGACAACGTGATGAAGCAGGCCACGAACCTGAAGGATTTCCACACCGACCTGATGCTGCCGGGCATCATGGTCAACACCTCGGCCGACGATTACTTCCCGATCGAGCAGATGCAGCTGATGCGCTTCAACGGGCAGGCCTGGGAGCTGTTCGGCGACGTCATCACCGGTGAGGTCGGCCACGAGCGCGGCCAGTAG
- the prfB gene encoding peptide chain release factor 2 (programmed frameshift) codes for MRAEIERLVEEIKQSVGLLRRHLDVEKSTARLAELNKLAEDPNLWNDPQKAQKLMQERTSLEDALSGIGKVEQELEDDIGMIELGEAEGDEGVVKEAEAALKTLKKEVARRELEALLSGEADSFDSYLEVHAGAGGTESQDWAQMLLRMYSRWAETHGFKVEMLEESEGEEAGIKSATIQVSGHNAYGWLKTEAGVHRLVRISPFDSNARRHTSFSSVAVFPVIDDTIKIDIKESDVRVDTMRSGGAGGQHVNKTESAVRLTHIPTGVAVVCQAGRSQHKNKAQAWDMLRARLYQIELKRREEKAAADQAAKTDIGWGHQIRSYVLQPYQMVKDLRTGVQTSDTSGVLGGDLDDFMAATLAQRAFGTPGADIEDVD; via the exons ATGCGCGCCGAAATCGAACGGTTGGTAGAAGAGATCAAGCAGTCTGTCGGGCTGCTGAGGAGGCATCTT GACGTCGAGAAATCGACGGCGCGCCTCGCTGAGCTGAACAAGCTCGCAGAAGATCCCAACCTCTGGAACGATCCCCAGAAAGCCCAGAAATTGATGCAGGAGCGCACCTCGCTCGAGGATGCGCTCTCCGGCATCGGCAAGGTCGAGCAGGAGCTCGAAGACGACATCGGCATGATCGAGCTCGGCGAAGCCGAGGGCGATGAGGGCGTCGTCAAGGAAGCCGAAGCCGCGCTGAAGACCCTCAAGAAGGAAGTCGCCCGGCGCGAGCTCGAGGCGCTGCTGTCTGGCGAGGCCGATAGTTTCGATTCCTATCTCGAAGTGCATGCCGGCGCCGGTGGCACCGAGAGCCAGGACTGGGCGCAGATGCTGCTCCGCATGTACTCGCGCTGGGCCGAAACCCACGGCTTCAAGGTCGAGATGCTGGAAGAGTCCGAGGGCGAAGAGGCCGGCATCAAGTCCGCGACCATCCAGGTCTCCGGTCACAATGCCTATGGCTGGCTCAAGACCGAGGCGGGCGTGCACCGCCTGGTGCGGATCTCGCCGTTCGATTCCAACGCGCGGCGGCACACCTCGTTCTCGTCGGTTGCCGTGTTTCCCGTCATTGACGACACCATCAAGATCGACATCAAGGAATCCGACGTCCGCGTCGATACCATGCGCTCCGGTGGCGCCGGCGGCCAGCACGTCAACAAGACCGAGTCCGCGGTACGGCTGACGCATATCCCGACCGGCGTCGCCGTGGTCTGCCAGGCCGGCCGCTCGCAGCACAAGAACAAGGCGCAGGCCTGGGACATGCTGCGCGCGCGGCTTTACCAGATCGAGCTGAAGCGGCGCGAAGAGAAAGCCGCCGCCGACCAGGCCGCCAAGACCGACATCGGCTGGGGCCACCAGATCCGCTCCTACGTGCTGCAGCCCTACCAGATGGTGAAGGATCTGCGCACGGGTGTGCAGACCTCCGACACATCAGGCGTGCTCGGCGGTGATCTCGACGACTTCATGGCCGCGACCCTGGCGCAGCGCGCCTTCGGCACTCCCGGCGCCGACATCGAGGACGTCGACTGA
- a CDS encoding M23 family metallopeptidase yields MLKSSAQFSQYPQHHPHDHGRAFHRRAAAVATALPLPDTDDAYTIVHHGKQVRLGPVVFWIVVGTVVLLGLWSAATATYFAFRDDVLTRLIARQAEMQYAYEDRIAELRAKVDRTTSRQLLDQEQFDQKLDQIMKRQTALESRATALGSMPDVTGSIPRSSPQRGDASQTTQGTPKPSPISDTVIFVAPPDREARLESRAPTLAAPPVNQFAKNQGFDNVVVRLTTSLDQVERRQMAALNAVEEGMDSRMRRMRGVVSDLGLNLASLEAAVPRTAMGGPFVPVKLTASSGPFEKQLYRINSTRAEMDRLNRTLALVPYRKPVIGEVEFTSGFGVRSDPFLGRPAMHTGLDFRAASGDPVRVTANGKVVSAGWSGGYGRMIEVDHGNGLATRYGHLSEINVRVGEIVKIGQVVGLVGSTGRSTGPHLHYETRIDGEAVDPQKFLRAGVRLSAG; encoded by the coding sequence ATGTTGAAAAGTTCTGCCCAATTCTCGCAGTACCCCCAACATCACCCCCACGACCACGGTCGAGCCTTTCATCGCCGTGCTGCCGCGGTGGCAACCGCGCTCCCCCTTCCGGACACCGACGACGCCTACACCATCGTGCATCACGGCAAGCAGGTTCGCCTGGGGCCTGTGGTGTTCTGGATCGTGGTCGGCACGGTCGTGCTGCTGGGGCTCTGGTCGGCCGCAACCGCCACCTATTTCGCCTTCCGCGACGACGTCCTCACCCGGCTGATCGCCCGGCAGGCCGAGATGCAATACGCCTATGAGGACCGCATCGCCGAGCTGCGCGCCAAGGTCGACCGCACCACCAGTCGGCAGCTGCTCGACCAGGAGCAGTTCGACCAGAAGCTCGACCAGATCATGAAGCGCCAGACGGCGCTGGAGTCCCGGGCCACGGCGCTCGGGTCCATGCCGGACGTGACCGGATCGATTCCCCGTTCCAGCCCGCAGCGTGGCGATGCCAGCCAGACGACGCAGGGCACACCAAAGCCCTCGCCGATCAGCGACACCGTGATCTTCGTGGCGCCCCCGGATCGCGAAGCGCGGCTCGAATCGCGCGCGCCGACCCTCGCAGCTCCGCCCGTCAATCAATTCGCCAAGAACCAGGGATTCGACAACGTCGTCGTTCGGCTCACGACCTCGCTCGACCAGGTCGAGCGCCGCCAGATGGCGGCACTCAACGCCGTCGAGGAAGGCATGGATTCGCGCATGCGCCGGATGCGCGGCGTCGTCAGCGATCTCGGCCTGAACCTCGCAAGTCTCGAAGCCGCCGTGCCGCGCACGGCGATGGGCGGGCCTTTCGTACCCGTAAAACTCACCGCCAGTTCGGGGCCGTTCGAGAAGCAGCTCTATCGCATCAACAGCACCCGCGCCGAGATGGACCGGCTCAATCGCACGCTCGCACTCGTGCCCTATCGCAAGCCCGTCATCGGCGAGGTCGAGTTCACCTCCGGCTTCGGCGTGCGCAGCGATCCATTCCTTGGCCGGCCCGCGATGCACACCGGGCTCGACTTCCGCGCCGCAAGCGGCGATCCCGTTCGCGTCACCGCCAACGGCAAGGTCGTCTCGGCCGGCTGGTCGGGCGGCTACGGCCGCATGATCGAGGTCGATCACGGCAATGGTCTTGCGACCCGCTATGGCCATCTCTCCGAGATCAACGTCAGGGTCGGCGAGATCGTGAAGATCGGCCAGGTCGTCGGTCTCGTCGGGTCGACAGGCCGTTCCACCGGCCCGCATCTGCACTATGAAACCCGCATCGACGGAGAAGCGGTCGATCCGCAGAAGTTTTTGCGCGCCGGCGTGCGGCTCAGCGCGGGCTAG
- a CDS encoding DMT family transporter — translation MPPNHNRIDARDWSLLAVLSVLWGGSFFFNGAALRELPPLTLVLLRVALGAAILLPLLRIQGIGFPKGIAGWKPFIAIGLLNNVIPFSLIVIGQTFIPSGLASILNATTPLFTVIVMAAAGEEALQLRRVAGVALGLAGVIILRGWGLETRAGQGLGILLCLGGALSYGFAALAARRLLKDAAPLGTAAFQLMASTVMMAIVAGAMEQPWRLPMPGVTIWLAVLGLAGLSTALAYIVFFQILRRSGATNVMLVTLLIPVTAVLLGWLVLGEPISMREIAGAIVIGSALLVIDGRALNLLRRVV, via the coding sequence ATGCCCCCGAATCACAACCGGATCGACGCGCGAGACTGGTCGCTGCTCGCTGTGCTCTCGGTCCTCTGGGGCGGCTCGTTCTTTTTCAACGGCGCGGCGCTGCGGGAATTGCCGCCGCTCACACTGGTGCTTCTGCGCGTTGCACTTGGCGCGGCCATTCTACTGCCGCTGCTCCGTATCCAGGGCATTGGCTTTCCCAAGGGCATCGCCGGCTGGAAGCCGTTCATCGCGATTGGGCTCCTCAACAACGTCATCCCGTTCTCGCTGATCGTGATCGGCCAGACTTTCATTCCAAGCGGGCTGGCGTCGATCCTGAATGCCACCACGCCGCTGTTCACGGTGATCGTGATGGCGGCGGCGGGCGAAGAGGCCTTGCAGCTGCGGCGCGTCGCCGGCGTGGCACTGGGGCTTGCCGGCGTGATCATCCTGCGCGGATGGGGCCTTGAAACACGGGCAGGGCAGGGGCTTGGCATCCTGCTCTGCCTCGGGGGCGCCCTCAGCTATGGCTTTGCGGCGCTAGCGGCGCGGCGGCTGTTGAAGGACGCAGCCCCGCTGGGGACGGCCGCGTTTCAACTGATGGCTTCGACGGTGATGATGGCGATCGTCGCCGGCGCGATGGAGCAGCCGTGGCGTCTGCCGATGCCGGGTGTGACGATTTGGCTCGCGGTGCTTGGCCTTGCCGGCCTGTCGACGGCGCTCGCCTATATCGTCTTCTTCCAGATCCTGCGGCGCTCGGGGGCGACCAATGTGATGCTGGTGACGCTGCTCATTCCCGTCACCGCCGTTCTTCTGGGATGGCTGGTGCTGGGCGAGCCGATCTCCATGCGCGAGATCGCGGGCGCGATCGTGATCGGCAGCGCTTTGCTGGTGATCGATGGGCGCGCTCTGAACCTGCTGCGGCGGGTCGTTTGA
- a CDS encoding NAD(P)-dependent oxidoreductase: MPRIAFIGLGRMGHGMAGRYLDAGFTVTLWNRSKAKAEDLIARGAQWATSPEDAAIDADAVVTMVADDEASRAVWLGPKGAAKTAKAGTIAIECSTVSYDHAREMGREMNARGLIYIDCPVTGLPDAAASGKLTLLVGADAADLERARPYLTPIGSTIRHFGAVGAGTVYKLINNLMGAIQIAGLAEGLAIAEQAGLDMNLVLDSIQAGVAASPQVQRHSKRMVARDFSGATFTAALRHKDAAYAVKLAESLLADKPLVARAAVEAYAQAKAAMPDDDEGKMIELVSRPKKPS, from the coding sequence ATGCCCCGCATCGCCTTCATCGGGCTTGGGCGGATGGGCCATGGCATGGCCGGGCGCTATCTCGATGCCGGCTTCACGGTGACGCTTTGGAATCGCAGCAAGGCCAAGGCGGAAGACCTGATCGCGCGCGGCGCGCAGTGGGCGACCTCGCCTGAGGACGCGGCGATCGACGCCGACGCCGTTGTGACCATGGTCGCCGATGACGAGGCCTCGCGTGCGGTCTGGCTCGGGCCTAAGGGCGCGGCCAAGACGGCGAAGGCCGGCACCATCGCGATCGAATGCTCCACCGTCTCCTATGATCATGCGCGCGAGATGGGCCGCGAAATGAACGCGCGCGGGCTGATCTATATCGATTGCCCCGTGACGGGATTGCCGGATGCTGCCGCCAGCGGAAAGCTGACGCTGCTCGTTGGTGCCGATGCCGCCGATCTCGAACGCGCGCGGCCCTATCTGACACCGATCGGCTCGACCATCCGCCATTTCGGCGCGGTCGGCGCCGGCACGGTCTACAAGCTGATCAACAATCTGATGGGCGCGATCCAGATCGCCGGCCTCGCCGAGGGGCTTGCCATTGCCGAGCAGGCCGGGCTCGACATGAACCTCGTGCTGGACTCGATCCAGGCTGGCGTTGCCGCGAGCCCGCAGGTGCAACGCCACTCCAAGCGCATGGTCGCCCGCGATTTTTCCGGCGCGACGTTCACGGCGGCGCTGCGGCACAAGGATGCCGCCTACGCGGTAAAGCTCGCCGAGAGCCTGCTGGCCGACAAGCCGCTGGTCGCGCGCGCCGCGGTGGAGGCCTACGCGCAGGCCAAGGCCGCGATGCCTGACGACGACGAAGGTAAGATGATCGAGTTGGTGTCGCGGCCGAAGAAGCCGTCCTAG